CCAATTGTTTGAGTCGCTAGCGGCTGAGAAATCTTTCTCCCGTGCTGGCATCCCTGCTCCTGCTCCACTCTCTGCAGCTTTACAGGTGCCTCCTGGAAAAGTTTTGATTCCTGCTGCAGTTGACCAGGTTCAGGAGCATGCATTGGCAGCATTGCAAGTTTTGAAGGTACTTTCATGCACATCATGTACAGTACATCTGAATAGCTTTATTTGATTTGCATCTCTATCATATTCTTCCTAAAAATTTCTTCAGAATGAAGTTGTGATGTATGCTATCATTGCAGTTTCTTATTTCTCTCGAGTTAATGGAAGTGGATTCCTTTCGTGGGGTGGGGGTTTTTGGGGGTGGGGGGGATAATTTTAGAAGGTTCTAAAGGGTGAAGGGTGAGGGGGGCATCATTCTGGTCTTAGCATACAGCCGTCTATGGGTTTTCTGggtaaagatttttttttcttttacttttttgaaATTCTCTATGATTGTATTGGGCCTTAATCTTGTGTTAGAAAAGAAGTAGATCTCATCTTACTGTTTGTGTCTACCCACATAACTCGATAAATTAGAAAGCTGAACATATTTCTTGTTAATTTTGTCATTCTAGGTTATTGAAGCAGATGCTCGGCCTGTTGATTTATGTACTCGTCGTGAGTATGCACGTTGGTTGGTATCTGGCAGCAGTGCACTTTCGAGGTACATTTTTTCTCCAAATTATTCATTTAGAAACTGAACCATACTAGTATTGGTGGTATACTGCAGTGTGATGCGCCATGTTTCACTTACTAAAGTTTGTCAATTGGCTGTTAATTTTTTTGCTCTTTAATGATTTAAGAATTTCTGTGTTCAAACTGTTCACGACTCACAGagttttaaaatctaatttgttTATTGGACTCATCTATCTggaaaagtttttctttttctagacAACAAAATTGAATGAAGATGATTCGTTTGAGCAAGTTTGTGGAAAAAAGAAATGAAGTGATTACCGAAAAGTGTCCATTCATACAATCAGGAACCAGATTTTTCGTACACTCAACTAATTTCAAGGAATTCGTTATGTCTGGACAATATTTTTTGAGAGCTGGACTAGCTAGCTTCTTGCAATATTTTATGTGTTCCTACTTCCTGCGATTGTAGCAATTGATTGTTTGGTCATTTGAAGTACTAGCTTTATGGATTCTTACTTAGGAACACAACTTCGAAAGTGTATCCAGCAATGTATATAGAGAATTTGACGGAACTTGCATTTGATGATGTCACTCCTGAAGACCCCGATTTCCCCTACATTCAAGGTTTGATGTTGCATTTCATTCTTAACTGCCTAGTTAGGCACCTTAGTTCCTACAAGATTGCTACAAAGTGATTTAATTGCAAATTCTTTTATGCGATGTCTTATTGTGTAATTGCACAAAATAGGTTTGGCAGAAGCTGGTCTGATTTCTAGTAAACTTTCAAGATCTGTTATAGAGAGCTCTGCTGATGGGCAGcaagattcttttcttttctgtccTGAAAGGTAAACATTGTCCCCATCAGTTGgatgtttcctttttttctttttctgataaTTGCTGTCCCAAATCATGCATTTGCAGCCCTCTATCACGTCAAGATCTTGTGAGTTGGAAGATGGCTTTAGATAAAAGCAAACTGCCAGAAGTCGATAGAAATGTAAGGAAAACATTGCTAATATGTtttatttctcttcttgtttcgtgtcgaaatatttgtattaacTTCATATATATGATGCCTTTTCTTGATTAGACTCTGTACCAGTCTACTGGCTATATAGATATTGATAAAATAAACCCAGATGCTTGGCCTGCTTTGGTTGCTGACTTGTCTGCTGGAGAACAGAGTATTACAGCTCTTGCATTCggtaagattttttattttttattttttttttgggtttaccTCTTTCAAATTATGGTAATGACTCTCCCCATTGtttatgttttccttttttttccttttgtttcctCATATTCTGTGCAGTTGGAGGTGCCTAGAAATTGATTTCACTTTTGCCATTGTTTCTTGGTTGGCAGAAGTCATCTTTCTAGACACATGAAGAAGCATGAAAAAAAGCTATTAGTGAATTGTCGTTGTCTGTTGCCAAACCAACCCATGAATGTTGAGTTTGCTAGCAATCTGCAAAGCAAATTTAAGTAATGTCATCCTTAGGTGCCTTTACTCACATAAAATTTGAGAGAAATAAACAAAAGGCAGTAAAATACCAAACGTGCACGTAAGTACTAAGTGATGTAATCACTATTACTTTTGGTTGTAGGTTATACTAGACTTTTCCAACCAGACAAGCCCGTCACGAAAGCACAGGCTGCTGTTGCACTTTCGACTGGCGATGCTTCTGAGGTTGTGAGTGAGGAACTTGCTCGTATTGAAGCTGAGAAATTGGCAGAGACTGCTGTGAATGCACATACTGCTCTAGTAGCCCAAGTTGAGAAAGACCTTAATGCAAGCTTTGAGAAAGAGCTTTTGAAGGAAAGAGAGAAGATAGAGGCATTAGAAAAACTCGCCGAAGAAGCCAGGATTGAATTGGAAAAATTAAGgagggaaagagaggaggaAAACAATGCTCTCATTAAGGGGCGAGCTGCAGTAGAATCTGAAATGGAAGTCCTTTCGAGGCTAAGGCATGAGGTAGAGGAGCAATTGCAGAGCCTCATGAGCGATAAAGCAGAGATATCCTTTGAAAGGGAGAGGATTAATAAGTTACGGAAAGAAGCAGAGAATGAGAACCAAGTCATTGTGCAGTTACAATATGAGCTTGAGGTTGAGAGGAAAGCCTTGTCCATGGCCAGGTAAAGATTTCATCTACTGTGAATTATATACAGTTCTCAAATTTGTGTATGTCTATTATTGCTTATTCTGCTTGTTTGCTAGCATGCTTGGAATATTCTCTTTCTTCAACATTGATGGCATTCAGGCTGGTATTGTAAAACTGTATATGGCTAAGCAATATATGATACATAACATAACGCTTGTAACTTCATAAGCCGTTTAATTACTTATACATGGACAATTACAATTCCAGGATAGTTGAGCATTATAATGCTCAACTCAGATAACATATAGCGATTTCTAGAGAACACGAAGCAAATGTGTGTACATTGGTTTTATCTGTCCTTGACGTGTTCATTAGGTATGACTGTATGAGCAACTAGATACTTTTGTGTTGCCCAAGTACTTACCTAGTCTGCGGAACTATTGGGCGTGGCCACGAATTTGTATTGTAAGTTTATGATAGCAATTCCTCAATTATGTAACTTTTAGTAGTCTTTTCTTCCTCAGATTAttgttttattgtaataaatgGCAAAAGGTATTTTCTCACTAAAAATGTATGTAGGTATTATTGAGAAAAAACACTATGACTATAAGAGTAGTTTTGAATCACCAGGGCTTGGGCAGAAGAGGAAGCGAAAAGAGCCAGGGAGCAGGCTAGAGCCCTCGAGGAGGCGAGAGACAGCTGGGAGCGCCAAGGCATTAAAGTAGTTATTGATGAAGATCTCCAAGATGCTGCTTCCTCGGGTGTCACATGGGTCACTGCTGGCAAGGAGACTCAAGTCGAGGAGACAGTCAATAGAGCAGAGTCCCTAGTAGAAAAGCTCAAGGCAATGGCTGCTGAGATCAAACTTAGATCCTCGGCTGTTATTGAAAAGATAATTCAAAAGATTGTATCCTTAATCTCAACTTTGAAGAAGCGGGCAGCCGAGACACTGGAGCACTCTTCAGAGGTCTGGAGTGATACGATTGCGAAGGCAAGAAAATCGGTGGGCGAGTTGCAGGGCAATGCGTATGTATTAGGGTCAACTGTTCAGGAGAGAGCGAGGAGGGTCGCTGATGAATGCAAGGAAGGCATGGATAAGATCTCGCAGAGATTCAGGACATGAGGCATCCTTCTTGTTTTAGTTTGTAGAAGTTGAGGATTTTAGTTCTTTGGTACCTCTTCGAGAAAGAGGATAATGTTACTCATCACATGCGGAGATTTAAAGCTGCAGTAAGCCGTAAGCTTTCTAATAAGTGCTgcatcttttttttgttgttgtttttgttgttgttgttgttgttgttgttgtaacATCTTTGTGAATGAATACATTGGTTATGAATCTCCCATCTTCAAGGGAATGAAATGTTGAAAATTAGCCGTGCATAATCCCGTCGATTGTGAAGTTAATTGATTAATCAGCTCTTCTCTTAATCTTCAATTAGTAATTCGAGTTTTACGGATCAAATTAAGATTTCCAATAATTCATCAACTTATGGTGATCGAAGTAACCAAATCACTCATCAATAATTGTTTTGCCAATGTAATGTAGAATGAAATTTCAGGAATGAATTGCTCTGTTAAATAAGACCACTTGagattaaaattactaaaagaaaatttttctttctacctagaatatttctcaaaaaccacCTGTCATTATCAGCAACCAATGAAtctgataaatttaaaattgcatCGAGCTCAACTTAATATCCTAACCTTTATTTACagtcaaattaaataattcaaTTGAATGTGGATCAGTAGCAGTAAGTTGATGGACAAAAACCCAAGAGGAGAAACACGGAACCCTTCACCCTGCAAAATTAAAGCACAAAGAATAAGTAGTGTATCTGACTTATGACATCGCTTGCAATGTAAAGTTTTCTAGCAACTAGCAAATGAAACACAACTGGGGAGTATTTTTCTATGTCGATTAACATGGTACGATCTTCTCAGTAGGAACTCATATGCCATGCTTCGGCATCATCAGAGACTCAGATTGTCATTAAACAGTCGTATCCTCAATTTAGGCTATTCATCAATCATCACAGTTCACGAGTACGAATGCTTCAAGAACACGAAGACATTAATTTGGCATGTCATTGGGCTTCTATAAGGGATTGGGTCAATGTGGCATGGAAccacttcttttgtttttttgttttttcataaTTCTTTCCATACAAAGACAATTTTAACTATGTGATAAAGCTGAAATCATTGTAGTTGACAATTTTTTAGCTTTGTGGAAATAGAATGCTATCTTTCGCAGAAGGGCTTTTGTTGCGaatacaaaacaaaacaagacAGTTTACACTTGAACAGTCCACTGGTGCGAAAATCTGAATCTAAACTATTAGGTATAGGTGAATTCATGACATTATCTATTGGTAAGTTTCCATTTTGAGACCAGTAAATGTACAGATGTATAATGCAGCAATTATCTTAAGCTGTCATCCACCCTAATTCTGAGTCTAGATTCTGACATCTGTAAGAAATCATCCAAACGGCAACTATGGTTCCCTCAGAACACCTCCCATATTTGAGACCTGGTTATAATGTAAAAGTAGATCCTCAACTTCGACAAATTGTGGTGTGGTCTACCTGAATTTTTGATGAACATCAATTTGGCCCCTAATCGTTCGCTTAAACAGTCTACCAACATGAACTTACCTAATATCTTGCTGTGTCATCTGTTGCATTTTCCATCCAAAATCTCTTTCCGATTGTACAATTTAGTCATTACTATATTAAGAGTCGACAAGTAGAGATAGAGCTACAGAAGTGCACTTACAGGCTTTGTTTCCTTCAATCTACGCTCAATTAGCTTATTACGACAATGATGGAACTGCTTGTATTTGACATCCTCGCAACTTCACAAATTTAATTTCTCTCATCTCAGTTATAGACCTATAATCATCTGATATAGAAAGAAGTTAACTTCTTGTTTCTCGAGTCGGGGAAAATTCTATAATTCATGTATACTTTTTGATAAAGTAATATGTAATAATGTTCATAAATTGCTTCCATATAATACCTCACTTGGTGATGTTTGGTTTGGACAATTTGAGTCGCAAGGATAAGGGCAGTCAACTTCTTTCACCACTGCCCTCTCAAAATACCAATCACCAACTGCCTCTGCAATAGTCTGAAATTACAACGTATCACACGTTAAACTGTGGCAAACTATTATTAATTTGCTTCAAAGAATATTTCAAAAGGGTCAACTTTGTATCATTAATTGAAGCATAAAATCCTTTCAGAAATTACCACCTTGTTGTGCAATCTAGGAGAATTTGGTGCGAACCATGTGTCTTGTGATTCACTCTGACAATGAGTGAAGCAAGAATCTATTAAGAATCCGCCATTTCTTGATCCACTAAAAGGTCTCAGTGCAATGAGCATCTCAATTCTAAAACctgcaaaaatattttgttaaattatcgCTTCATTCCACCAAAATCATTTTGATTTGTAACGTTGACTTCTTTCTTTGATTCTATGTACCTATTTTTCGATAGATACCTTGATGGGAATATGATGCATGTGTATATATTTGTAAATGAAGTAAAATAGTGAGGATTGATAAGGAGGAAGATTCACTTTACCTGTAGTAATTTCAATCCAAATGAATGTAGTATGTCCATTCAAGTCGGAAAGTTACAATCTCGAGAATATAGTAAAACTTATTTCTTTTTCATGTAAAACAAAGCTGAACTTGATATGGATTTGTCTTACATAATTTGTATAAGAGCTCACAAAGAAATGcaattgttgaatataaaagaaATCATAGCAATGACTTGATGCATTTGTTGAGGAATAACCTTGGAGAATAGTCATTTGGAGTGGACTACAGGCTTGAGGATTGGACTTGCATCGCCGCCATCGCCCATATGGATCTGCTGAGGGTGGCACAAATATATGATGGAACTGTCCAACAACAAAAACTCTCAATCAACTACTCGTAACATAGCCAATCAATGAGCAATAGTTTCATACGAAACCAAACTAGATGTGAAACTGATAGTAATGGTTGTATGAATCACATTGAATATGATGAGATTTATCGGTTTATATTTCTCGAAGGGAAAGAGATTTTCAGCTTAAAAATGAGTCATTGATTGAGTTTGAAATAATGGCTCAAAGCCTTACAAAAGAATTTCAGAATTTCCAGCTCAATATCCGTTACCTGATATGTATCATATGCtgaatttaagatgaaatatGGCGTTCTGATGAATGGTAGTGCGTATTGGGGAAAGAAACACTGCAAAAGGTCAAGAGGTTTCGAAGTTAGATACTTATTTTTCATATTGGCCAGAAGCTAGTAAATAAGAAAGTAAAGTAAAATGAACAACCTTGTAGGCATAATCATAAGAAGTCAAACAGTCcttgtttagatttttttgcaCCCCCTGCAGCAAATGTCCACATTTTCTTCAGTAAGAGGCAAAATATGTCATGCTAAAAATGGTTCTTTTAAGCgattatttttgcaaaatgtGTTCGAACCGCGAAACCAACCTGTAGAGTGACTAAGCTGCTAAAGAATGGCCTAATAGTGTTGTTTCCAGATATATCTTTCCTGCAAGAAGGGTTATTATAAGTGATTTAATATGAACTCTCTCGCTTTCTAAAAAGATCCTTTAAAGCCGATTAAGAAATTCACGTGTCGAGGAAGAATCCCGCATCGCTCATGCATTTAACCGTCGCTGTCGCAGGAAGTCGCTGTGCAAGATCATCGCAGTGGAAAAAAGTAGCCAAACCCCCAGCCGAACAGCCCGAAAGCAGTGCCTGAGTTTATGCAAGCAATGCAATGACAAACACACTACAAAATTCATAAACTTTCGAAGATGGTGTTGTGATGGATTTTATAAATGACCAACACATAGATATGAGAATCAGATGACATTTTTAGCGCACGACGAAATTTGAAATAACCTTTTCGGCTTGCATTAGCCCTTTGGAGAAAAGATCACTAATAATTGCATTCCAGATCCTTTGGCCTCTGAAGTAAAGTATCGAAGTCTGCGGATTAGCATAAGAAATTGTCAATAAGACTACAAAAACAAAGTTATGttgcataataaaaaaaaaaaaagacaattttGGCATAGAAAAACAACTAGAGTAGAATACATTGAATTATGAGAATCTTACTCCATTATAGTATTCAGAATCTCCTGTAAAAGAGGCTCCGTCGCAGTATCGAAGCTTTACGCGGTTCCAATTATAGAAatctaatacaaaaaaaaggctttgatcacaaaatttattattttgtatacgCAAATATAAGACAAAGAAATATAGAATAAATTCAGTTCTAAAACCTAAATTTTCACCATGTAGCCAAATCATAGCAACAAGCATTATTGATCCTGGTCTATACCATGGCAATACAAATCTACAATCTTAAGAATATTAGTcacatatttaataataatatgttgaatatatatattaaaaatatcatttgctAACAGCTTAATTAAGCTTTTGAAGAACAACGGCTATTTAATATTATTCTCACATGACATATATTAAAATTGATAGTTTGAATCTATTAGAAAATAACCATATATTATCACATTATTTTAACACAACGCGAATTCTAATACGTACATAATGTCAATAATTATTGAGTTCGACCTGAGCGTTTTGTTAACATGAAATCAGAGTTAAGTTCGCGATAATTAGAATTAGTGGCTTGAATATGATATGAGAAATTCGGTTTAACTATTAAGTAGGCATTAAAGAGATCctttcttttaattaaaaaaaggggaaaagaaatCAACGGCTGAGATCGAACCTGGGTTCATCGTAGGGTCGTTACTGAGGATCCCGAGGAACGGCTCCAGCTCTCTCTTGTACAGCGTGGACCCCCTCCCTGTCGTCGCCCGCGCCGCACACGATGCCACGTCATTGCACCACCCTCCCCCCTGCGCATCATCGCCACACCCCCATTATTCATCAGACGGTCCAGATTGATCGATCCCACATCCGTCCGATCTTAATCGGACGGCGGAAGGCATAGCATCAAATGATATTTtatgggccgggccgggcccaAAATGAGGCCCACAAAACCCGGCTCACCGACATTTTGTTTAGGTATGTATTAATCTATCTAATaataaagttatatatatatatatatagtaataaatgtaaaattaataaattattcacataactagatttgaaatttatttaaattttcaaaaaaatttaaatttaaaatgaaccAATCATTACCTCAAACTGTAGCAACCAATTGCGAGCGCCGGCGCCGAATCCTCCGTCAAGGTGATATGCAGGGGCGCTCCCATCAATACAAACTTGcgaatcaataaataaataaataaataaaaagttaaaattaattaaataagcaaaaaaaaaaaaaacaataacgaaaaaaaattatttgtttttaaattaaataaattataatcaCAGTGATTATACTGTTGTACGTAGTTTTACCTGCTCCAATGGAAACGGCGTGAGGGAGAAGCGTCATGGGGACGAGAAGCGTCGTGTCGTTCGCTCGCGCACCTTCGATGCTTCTAGAAGGATCGAATCGGAGCGAAATTACGAGCGCGAATAAAATCCAAATCGAATCGCGTTTCGCCATTTTCGGGGAGGAATTGAagatttgatatattattattatggtgtGAAAAGAGGATGGAGATCAGATTAAAACGGATTTAAATGGGTAGGGAAAATGATgagaaaaaatatgaatatgagaacgagagagaaagagagaggagaggagagagaaaaagggcaCTGATACGGAAGGGAACGGATTAGTGTTTATGGGTTtttaagaagagagagagagagagagagagagtaacaaCAAATTTAGTTGCATTTATCTCAAATAATTTGGGATAATATGCATTTATCGGAAATAATTAGGGATAATAATGCATTTAAATTGGGTTGGTTTCAAAACGGGTGCCCAAAAAtcaggacaaaaattttatgggcatagTCTCCAAACTAATAGTTTACCAAACTAATAGTTGGGGGACTATACGGATCGGCGCCACGTGCCCGATTCGACGGCCAcggatggaaagaaaaaaaaattatatttttagagagagagagagagcgaaaaaGTAATTGAGATCCGTGCCGTCGGATCGGCCACGTGGTACCGATCCGCATAGTCCCCAAACTAATTTGGGGACTATACCCATAAAATTTGTCCCAAAAATCGGCTTAAGTCGAACAAAAGTTAAAGATATTCTGTTTGTTTCGGTCGTCCACTTTGAGAACTCGTTGTCTCTGATTTTGACAgaaattatgttatttattttgtaactaCAAAGCTTAGCGGgtgtaaaaagaaaattaaaactattaacgcaaaaaacaaaaaaagcaaaaagcccTAAAAGTGGCCCGCTTAAATAAGAATTATTGGTTGATTTGAGAAGTTTACATAGGTGATATAACGCTCCAATAGTCCcatgtcaaataaaaaaataattttatttagaatatatGAGATCGACATgctaataattataattttaacttaaatattttgggcagATCAGATACTAAAAGCGGAATATCAACTAGAAGTGTGAGAACGTCGCCAGGGCTTAGAATATATGAGAATATGTTGGATAGTATGGAACTATAGCTACATGATGACATTATGTAGGGGATATTAATGAAAGATTTATTCAATCTGTGGCGTTTAGCTTAAACATGGAAAAgcatatatgatttcttatataaatatttgtgcatgtgatagtgtagaattcgcATACATGCTAGATGATATATCATGTAGAGACATAACTATTATTGAAACTGTTTAGTTGTTATTAACTTTATGCTCAAGTTTATTGCATTTTATCATGCCTCATTGTcctagtggtgtattttacCACTCTCGGTGGCTTACcgactgggaactattgtttaataattCTCACCCCTATTGGTTggttgtttttgtttcagagcctttcGCAGCAGGAAAGTTTAGGGATCGGGGCAAGAGAGGTAACGACTAACTAGAGCCTCACAATGTGTGATAGATGAACcaataaatttatttagtgGTTTAGTGCTGTGATGTATTAGTATTTTGAGTGAGATTCTATATATTCATATTAATTGTACCATTGATTAGAATTGTTGTAATCTTGAAATATTAGttaagaatttttatatttagccgTTGTATGTTCTCGCTCTGATTATCATATTTCAGGATGGATTATACTACCATTCTCTTTGATTGTTGTAGACACCTTGTGTGTATTGTGATTTTTGGTGtgcacggcgggtctgtgcacgcaccCGGCGGGCTTTCGCTGTagctcagggcgtgacagattagtttggtgtaataacaataataactggatttaagCTTTGATGGTTAAATAGTGGGCCTTTGCAAACATATTCGATTTTGGAGGCCCATGGTCTCatcaatttgaatataaattctACTGTTCCGTCAAAAAACAGGAGAAAATATAAGCAGTTTTCGATACCAAAATGAGTCTTTAAATACTCCTTATCTTCAATTTTTCCGATTTAAGTTTTCCAAGTTAgttaagtgttttttttttcaaattaaac
This genomic interval from Ananas comosus cultivar F153 linkage group 8, ASM154086v1, whole genome shotgun sequence contains the following:
- the LOC109713908 gene encoding uncharacterized protein LOC109713908 isoform X1; amino-acid sequence: MATSVRAPTSSPSSSPSSLQLRFARRIRASPSSVILKIRASDRRIRLVFACGEADRGRGEYRSWSKSAGGSPDSFAGWSGSESGGGGDSKKSGGFGGALGAGLAGVFFAAGVTFAALSLKGRSTSGVKQQMEPLSNEQSVLINNDDNPKVDEVGNASNDVLQNSNSTTLNSWSENETGIDRDLSVENIEDSNETISNSIDNSEACSISNTKPDSDDVDAVNADQYDQNVTSDANDVPSSFSPEFPAHAIDLSSDIPSLKDSVSNEPSGSFGPSIVDDVTLVTDTHYDSSSLTNHVSGHQVGGINLAEIFEVDDRSTTFSGLENENSVDTLKSNISSLESDDVVDTLVKLENVVDVATFVSKDQDVEQPEMLELPTSGFSRGIYEESETFPAGIVNSSDFDVGEDPCNSINPHPSGRSVNETVVTVGHPVSITKEISENVLKIESQLDKSQLFESLAAEKSFSRAGIPAPAPLSAALQVPPGKVLIPAAVDQVQEHALAALQVLKVIEADARPVDLCTRREYARWLVSGSSALSRNTTSKVYPAMYIENLTELAFDDVTPEDPDFPYIQGLAEAGLISSKLSRSVIESSADGQQDSFLFCPESPLSRQDLVSWKMALDKSKLPEVDRNTLYQSTGYIDIDKINPDAWPALVADLSAGEQSITALAFGYTRLFQPDKPVTKAQAAVALSTGDASEVVSEELARIEAEKLAETAVNAHTALVAQVEKDLNASFEKELLKEREKIEALEKLAEEARIELEKLRREREEENNALIKGRAAVESEMEVLSRLRHEVEEQLQSLMSDKAEISFERERINKLRKEAENENQVIVQLQYELEVERKALSMARAWAEEEAKRAREQARALEEARDSWERQGIKVVIDEDLQDAASSGVTWVTAGKETQVEETVNRAESLVEKLKAMAAEIKLRSSAVIEKIIQKIVSLISTLKKRAAETLEHSSEVWSDTIAKARKSVGELQGNAYVLGSTVQERARRVADECKEGMDKISQRFRT
- the LOC109713908 gene encoding uncharacterized protein LOC109713908 isoform X2, with translation MEPLSNEQSVLINNDDNPKVDEVGNASNDVLQNSNSTTLNSWSENETGIDRDLSVENIEDSNETISNSIDNSEACSISNTKPDSDDVDAVNADQYDQNVTSDANDVPSSFSPEFPAHAIDLSSDIPSLKDSVSNEPSGSFGPSIVDDVTLVTDTHYDSSSLTNHVSGHQVGGINLAEIFEVDDRSTTFSGLENENSVDTLKSNISSLESDDVVDTLVKLENVVDVATFVSKDQDVEQPEMLELPTSGFSRGIYEESETFPAGIVNSSDFDVGEDPCNSINPHPSGRSVNETVVTVGHPVSITKEISENVLKIESQLDKSQLFESLAAEKSFSRAGIPAPAPLSAALQVPPGKVLIPAAVDQVQEHALAALQVLKVIEADARPVDLCTRREYARWLVSGSSALSRNTTSKVYPAMYIENLTELAFDDVTPEDPDFPYIQGLAEAGLISSKLSRSVIESSADGQQDSFLFCPESPLSRQDLVSWKMALDKSKLPEVDRNTLYQSTGYIDIDKINPDAWPALVADLSAGEQSITALAFGYTRLFQPDKPVTKAQAAVALSTGDASEVVSEELARIEAEKLAETAVNAHTALVAQVEKDLNASFEKELLKEREKIEALEKLAEEARIELEKLRREREEENNALIKGRAAVESEMEVLSRLRHEVEEQLQSLMSDKAEISFERERINKLRKEAENENQVIVQLQYELEVERKALSMARAWAEEEAKRAREQARALEEARDSWERQGIKVVIDEDLQDAASSGVTWVTAGKETQVEETVNRAESLVEKLKAMAAEIKLRSSAVIEKIIQKIVSLISTLKKRAAETLEHSSEVWSDTIAKARKSVGELQGNAYVLGSTVQERARRVADECKEGMDKISQRFRT
- the LOC109713908 gene encoding uncharacterized protein LOC109713908 isoform X3, translated to MATSVRAPTSSPSSSPSSLQLRFARRIRASPSSVILKIRASDRRIRLVFACGEADRGRGEYRSWSKSAGGSPDSFAGWSGSESGGGGDSKKSGGFGGALGAGLAGVFFAAGVTFAALSLKGRSTSGVKQQMEPLSNEQSVLINNDDNPKVDEVGNASNDVLQNSNSTTLNSWSENETALQVPPGKVLIPAAVDQVQEHALAALQVLKVIEADARPVDLCTRREYARWLVSGSSALSRNTTSKVYPAMYIENLTELAFDDVTPEDPDFPYIQGLAEAGLISSKLSRSVIESSADGQQDSFLFCPESPLSRQDLVSWKMALDKSKLPEVDRNTLYQSTGYIDIDKINPDAWPALVADLSAGEQSITALAFGYTRLFQPDKPVTKAQAAVALSTGDASEVVSEELARIEAEKLAETAVNAHTALVAQVEKDLNASFEKELLKEREKIEALEKLAEEARIELEKLRREREEENNALIKGRAAVESEMEVLSRLRHEVEEQLQSLMSDKAEISFERERINKLRKEAENENQVIVQLQYELEVERKALSMARAWAEEEAKRAREQARALEEARDSWERQGIKVVIDEDLQDAASSGVTWVTAGKETQVEETVNRAESLVEKLKAMAAEIKLRSSAVIEKIIQKIVSLISTLKKRAAETLEHSSEVWSDTIAKARKSVGELQGNAYVLGSTVQERARRVADECKEGMDKISQRFRT
- the LOC109713772 gene encoding pectin acetylesterase 9-like encodes the protein MAKRDSIWILFALVISLRFDPSRSIEGARANDTTLLVPMTLLPHAVSIGAVCIDGSAPAYHLDGGFGAGARNWLLQFEGGGWCNDVASCAARATTGRGSTLYKRELEPFLGILSNDPTMNPDFYNWNRVKLRYCDGASFTGDSEYYNGTSILYFRGQRIWNAIISDLFSKGLMQAEKALLSGCSAGGLATFFHCDDLAQRLPATATVKCMSDAGFFLDTKDISGNNTIRPFFSSLVTLQGVQKNLNKDCLTSYDYAYKCFFPQYALPFIRTPYFILNSAYDTYQFHHIFVPPSADPYGRWRRCKSNPQACSPLQMTILQGFRIEMLIALRPFSGSRNGGFLIDSCFTHCQSESQDTWFAPNSPRLHNKTIAEAVGDWYFERAVVKEVDCPYPCDSNCPNQTSPSEGEGFRVSPLGFLSINLLLLIHIQLNYLI